A stretch of the Streptomyces sp. NBC_01428 genome encodes the following:
- a CDS encoding multifunctional oxoglutarate decarboxylase/oxoglutarate dehydrogenase thiamine pyrophosphate-binding subunit/dihydrolipoyllysine-residue succinyltransferase subunit: MSPQSPSNSSTSTEDQAGKNPAAAFGPNEWLVDEIYQQYLQDPNSVDRAWWDFFADYKPGAPAASAPAGTAAAGAAGTTTPAPAAPAAPAPPAARQAPPQAAPAAPAPAPAPAAAPAAPKPAAAAPAPAKAAPAAAQPKAEPAKEAPEGPEYVTLRGPAGAVAKNMNASLEVPTATSVRAVPVKLLFDNRIVINNHLKRARGGKISFTHLIGYAMVQAIKAMPSMNWHFAEKDGKPTLVKPAHVTFGLAIDLVKPNGDRQLVVAGIKKAETLNFFEFWQAYEDIVRRARDGKLTMDDFSGVTVSLTNPGGLGTVHSVPRLMPAQSVIMGVGSMDYPAEFQGTSQDTLNKLGISKVMTLTSTYDHRVIQGAASGEFLRIVANLLLGEQGFYDDIFEALRIPYEPVRWLKDIDASHDDDVTKAARVFELIHSYRVRGHVMADTDPLEYRQRKHPDLDITEHGLTLWDLEREFAVGGFAGKSLMKLRDILGVLRDSYCRTTGVEFMHIQDPKQRKWIQDRIERSHSKPEREEQLRILRRLNAAEAFETFLQTKYVGQKRFSLEGGESVIPLLDAVIDSAAESRLDEVVIGMAHRGRLNVLANIVGKSYAQIFREFEGNLDPKSMHGSGDVKYHLGAHGTFTGLDGEQIKVSLAANPSHLETVDPIIEGIVRARQDIINKGGTDFTVLPVALHGDAAFAGQGVVAETLNMSQLRGYRTGGTVHIVINNQVGFTAAPESSRSSMYATDVARMIEAPIFHVNGDDPEAVVRVARLAFEFRQAFNKDVVIDLICYRRRGHNESDNPAFTQPLMYDLIDKKRSVRKLYTESLIGRGDITLEEAEQALQDFQGQLEKVFTEVREAVAQAPEAHTPDVQAEFPVAVPTAVSQEVVKRIAESQVNIPDNVTVHPRLLPQLQRRAAMIEDGTIDWGMGETLAIGSLLLEGTPVRLSGQDSRRGTFGQRHAVLIDRVTGEDYTPLQYLSDEQARYNVYDSLLSEYAVMGFEYGYSLARPDALVMWEAQFGDFVNGAQTVVDEYISAAEQKWGQTSGVTLLLPHGYEGQGPDHSSARIERFLQLCAQNNMTVAQPTLPSNYFHLLRWQVHNPHHKPLVVFTPKSMLRLKAAASKAEEFTTGEFRPVIGDDTVDAAAVRKVVFCAGKLYYDLEAERKKRGSTDTAIIRIERLYPLPGAELQAEIAKYPNAEKYLWAQEEPANQGAWPFIALNLIDHLDLAVGADVPHGERLRRISRPHSSSPAVGSAKRHQAEQEQLVREVFEA, from the coding sequence GTGTCGCCACAGTCCCCCAGTAACTCGAGCACTTCGACCGAGGACCAAGCCGGGAAGAACCCCGCTGCGGCCTTCGGACCCAACGAGTGGCTCGTCGACGAGATCTATCAGCAGTACCTCCAGGATCCGAACTCCGTAGACCGAGCCTGGTGGGACTTCTTCGCCGATTACAAGCCCGGGGCGCCCGCCGCCTCGGCTCCGGCGGGTACTGCGGCCGCGGGGGCCGCAGGGACCACCACACCCGCGCCGGCCGCTCCGGCCGCGCCCGCGCCGCCAGCGGCGCGCCAGGCTCCCCCTCAGGCGGCTCCCGCCGCTCCGGCGCCCGCGCCCGCTCCGGCGGCCGCTCCCGCGGCTCCGAAGCCCGCTGCCGCCGCCCCGGCTCCCGCGAAGGCCGCTCCGGCCGCCGCGCAGCCGAAGGCCGAGCCGGCCAAGGAGGCGCCCGAGGGCCCGGAGTACGTGACCCTGCGCGGTCCCGCCGGTGCCGTCGCGAAGAACATGAACGCCTCGCTGGAGGTGCCCACGGCCACGTCCGTGCGCGCGGTCCCGGTGAAGCTGCTCTTCGACAACCGCATCGTGATCAACAACCACCTGAAGCGGGCCCGGGGCGGGAAGATCTCCTTCACCCACCTCATCGGGTACGCGATGGTGCAGGCCATCAAGGCCATGCCGTCGATGAACTGGCACTTCGCGGAGAAGGACGGGAAGCCCACCCTCGTCAAGCCCGCGCACGTCACCTTCGGGCTCGCCATCGACCTGGTGAAGCCGAACGGCGACCGCCAGCTCGTCGTCGCCGGCATCAAGAAGGCCGAGACGCTGAACTTCTTCGAGTTCTGGCAGGCCTACGAGGACATCGTCCGCCGGGCCCGTGACGGCAAGCTGACGATGGACGACTTCTCCGGTGTCACGGTCTCGCTGACCAACCCCGGCGGCCTCGGCACCGTCCACTCGGTGCCGCGCCTGATGCCCGCGCAGTCGGTCATCATGGGCGTCGGCTCCATGGACTACCCCGCGGAGTTCCAGGGCACCTCCCAGGACACCCTGAACAAGCTCGGCATCTCGAAGGTCATGACGCTCACGTCGACCTACGACCACCGGGTCATCCAGGGCGCCGCCTCCGGCGAGTTCCTGCGGATCGTCGCGAACCTGCTCCTCGGCGAGCAGGGCTTCTACGACGACATCTTCGAGGCGCTGCGCATCCCCTACGAGCCGGTCCGCTGGCTCAAGGACATCGACGCCAGCCACGACGACGACGTCACGAAGGCCGCCCGTGTCTTCGAGCTGATCCACTCCTACCGGGTCCGCGGCCACGTCATGGCCGACACCGACCCGCTGGAGTACCGCCAGCGCAAGCACCCCGACCTGGACATCACCGAGCACGGCCTCACCCTGTGGGACCTGGAGCGGGAATTCGCGGTCGGCGGCTTCGCCGGCAAGTCCCTGATGAAGCTGCGCGACATCCTCGGCGTGCTGCGCGACTCGTACTGCCGCACCACCGGTGTCGAGTTCATGCACATCCAGGACCCGAAGCAGCGCAAGTGGATCCAGGACCGCATCGAGCGCTCGCACTCCAAGCCGGAGCGCGAGGAGCAGCTGCGCATCCTGCGCCGGCTGAACGCCGCGGAGGCCTTCGAGACCTTCCTGCAGACGAAGTACGTCGGCCAGAAGCGCTTCTCCCTGGAGGGCGGCGAGTCCGTCATCCCGCTGCTCGACGCCGTCATCGACAGCGCCGCGGAGTCCCGCCTGGACGAGGTCGTCATCGGCATGGCCCACCGCGGCCGGCTGAACGTCCTCGCGAACATCGTCGGCAAGTCGTACGCGCAGATCTTCCGCGAGTTCGAGGGCAACCTCGACCCGAAGTCGATGCACGGCTCCGGCGACGTCAAGTACCACCTGGGCGCCCACGGCACCTTCACGGGCCTCGACGGCGAGCAGATCAAGGTCTCGCTGGCCGCGAACCCGTCCCACCTGGAGACGGTCGACCCGATCATCGAGGGCATCGTCCGCGCCCGCCAGGACATCATCAACAAGGGCGGCACGGACTTCACCGTCCTGCCGGTCGCCCTGCACGGTGACGCGGCCTTCGCCGGCCAGGGTGTGGTCGCCGAGACGCTCAACATGTCGCAGCTGCGCGGCTACCGCACGGGCGGCACGGTCCACATCGTCATCAACAACCAGGTCGGCTTCACCGCCGCCCCGGAGTCGTCGCGCTCCTCCATGTACGCCACCGACGTGGCCCGCATGATCGAGGCGCCGATCTTCCACGTGAACGGCGACGACCCCGAGGCCGTCGTCCGGGTCGCGCGGCTCGCGTTCGAGTTCCGTCAGGCGTTCAACAAGGACGTCGTGATCGACCTCATCTGCTACCGCCGCCGCGGTCACAACGAGTCCGACAACCCGGCGTTCACGCAGCCCCTGATGTACGACCTGATCGACAAGAAGCGCTCGGTGCGCAAGCTCTACACCGAGTCCCTCATCGGTCGCGGCGACATCACCCTCGAAGAGGCCGAGCAGGCGCTGCAGGACTTCCAGGGCCAGCTGGAGAAGGTCTTCACGGAGGTCCGGGAGGCCGTCGCCCAGGCGCCCGAGGCGCACACCCCGGACGTCCAGGCCGAGTTCCCGGTCGCCGTGCCCACCGCGGTCTCCCAGGAGGTCGTGAAGCGGATCGCCGAGTCCCAGGTCAACATCCCGGACAACGTCACCGTGCACCCGCGGCTGCTCCCGCAGCTCCAGCGCCGTGCGGCGATGATCGAGGACGGCACGATCGACTGGGGCATGGGCGAGACCCTCGCCATCGGTTCGCTGCTCCTGGAGGGCACGCCGGTCCGGCTGTCCGGCCAGGACTCGCGCCGCGGCACCTTCGGCCAGCGCCACGCGGTGCTGATCGACCGGGTCACCGGCGAGGACTACACCCCGCTCCAGTACCTCTCGGACGAGCAGGCCCGCTACAACGTCTACGACTCGCTGCTCTCCGAGTACGCGGTCATGGGCTTCGAGTACGGCTACTCGCTGGCCCGCCCGGACGCGCTGGTCATGTGGGAGGCGCAGTTCGGCGACTTCGTCAACGGCGCTCAGACGGTCGTCGACGAGTACATCTCGGCCGCCGAGCAGAAGTGGGGCCAGACGTCCGGCGTCACCCTGCTGCTCCCGCACGGCTACGAGGGCCAGGGCCCGGACCACTCCTCGGCCCGGATCGAGCGCTTCCTCCAGCTGTGCGCGCAGAACAACATGACGGTCGCGCAGCCGACCCTCCCGTCGAACTACTTCCACCTCCTGCGGTGGCAGGTGCACAACCCGCACCACAAGCCGCTGGTGGTCTTCACCCCGAAGTCGATGCTGCGTCTGAAGGCGGCGGCGTCGAAGGCGGAGGAGTTCACGACGGGCGAGTTCCGCCCGGTCATCGGCGACGACACGGTCGACGCGGCCGCCGTGCGCAAGGTCGTGTTCTGCGCCGGCAAGCTGTACTACGACCTGGAGGCCGAGCGGAAGAAGCGCGGCTCCACGGACACGGCGATCATCCGCATCGAGCGTCTGTACCCGCTGCCGGGTGCCGAGCTCCAGGCGGAGATCGCCAAGTACCCGAACGCCGAGAAGTACCTGTGGGCCCAGGAGGAGCCGGCGAACCAGGGTGCCTGGCCGTTCATCGCGCTCAACCTGATCGACCACCTCGACCTCGCGGTCGGAGCGGACGTCCCGCACGGCGAGCGCCTGCGCCGCATCTCGCGTCCGCACTCCTCGTCGCCCGCCGTCGGTTCCGCGAAGCGGCACCAGGCGGAGCAGGAGCAGCTGGTGCGTGAGGTGTTCGAGGCCTAG